Genomic DNA from Mauremys mutica isolate MM-2020 ecotype Southern chromosome 13, ASM2049712v1, whole genome shotgun sequence:
gctgggtgaccttggacaagtcatggcccctctccatgcctcagtttccccatctggggcTAATGATCCCAGccgcctttgtaaagtgcttggagatctgcTGCTAGGAAGAGACggggcccagctccacaaagATATTCACCTTCCTGCTGATTTCCAGTGAGAGTTTTGTGCCTAAACacttctgaggatctgggcctagatGTTCATATTTAGCACCAATTTTGTTAATGGCTCAACCCAGCTTCCCTGCATCCTGCCCACCCCCCATTATCCTAACCGAGCCCTGGGTCATTCGCATACACAAAGTCCAACCTACAGCCCAGTGATGGAAAAGGCAGCGTGAATTGTTCAAACAAGACTGGTTTTATTCAAAAATGGCTTTTCCCCCTCAAACAAGCGTCTGTTTTCAATATTTTCCCAATATTTGGAAATACACAATTCTTCATTTTGCCCCAAAGTCTCTCAGTGATGCTTTCCAGGTTCCCAGGAATTTGGTTTTCCCAACCTCCAGTCAGTATCATGTAATATAGAATAAAGAGTTAAAtatttgtggggtggggagaggaaaaaagaaaaggaaatactgaaaacaaataaaagtcaGGTCCTGCTCAAAATGCgtgaaaaaaacatttgaaatttcaaattttttcaCACAATCGTTTCAATGTTCTCTTGTCGTGGGCTGTTTAATTCGACTAGCCAGGCTTTGTGGTGATAGGTTGGCCACCTATGCCACATGGCCCCATTCCTGCTCTCTGGTTGGATGAAAGAACGTTTTTAAGCCAGCCAATGACAGCTAGGAATTTTGATGATGGAAAACTCCTGAAGAATGGATTAGGTGTAAAAATGATCAGTATTTGTAGAGGGTCCATAAAATTCAACAGAAAAAATTCTACCCTTGCTCCAGAATCCACTCGGATGAAGTAAAACCCTGTACACATGGGGGGATTCTAACAACTCAGGAGGAAAGGTTTTCACCAAATATTGTTCTGGGAGTAATGGGGCATTCAGATCAGACAGACGCAACACAAACAGAGAGACCCGGGAACAGAAGCAAGTCAGACGCAAAGTAATAAGCCAGGCAGAAACAACCTGGAAGCACGGGAATGTGGCCCTGAGAGACAGCTAAGGGAAGAAGCTTTTTGGGCTCAGAGACTGCTGGAGATGCAGGCTTGGGACAGCGAACAGAGTTGCTGTCTGCTGCTGTTTGGTTCCAactgtgttcagggaaagagGACTTTGGATATTCCTTGCAAATAAATAGATCACAGCAAAggaaataccagactccatcatcaatttctgcttccagccaGAACACCCGCAGGGTTCCAAACATTGACTAGCCAGTTAGGGAGACAATATAACAAAGTTTCAAACATCAATGGGGTAATTTCTCGCCACAAAAGGATTTCAGGACTGAGCCATACATAGCATTTCTCTACCACTCAAAAAAAAATACCCTCATCTAAAGAATCTCAGGGTTCCACACAGGCATGGATTCCTGTTTGGCAACATTGGCCCATTACAGGGGAGCGTCTCCTTTAACTCAGCTTCTGCAGAGTTTCCTTGATCCAGGGGATGAATTTGGAGATTCTCGTGTATATGCTGGGGGGTCGTCCTTCTGGATTTCCATTGGAGACGATACCCTGGACCACCCCGTTGCACACCAAGGGCCCGCCGGAATCGCCCTGCCAATAAGGAGAATAACTTCAGTGACTGACATTACCCAGCCCGGCCTGTCCTGCAGAGATCTCAGATTGCATGTGGGACAGGTGTTCTCTGCAGCTGAAGGCCCAGCCCTTGCCGCTAAACAGTACAGTTCTCTAATGGGTCGGCAGAGAGAGAAATCTAGAGCTGGGCAGAATGATGTCACCGTGGAAAAGGCAGTTCCTACAATATtgaaattactttcacccctgcctggaaAGAAACGTTTCAATCTGTTCACATCTCAgcatatttcatttttgtttaaaatgttgcaATGAAACATTTCGACATTTCTGAGTCAAACCTGCTTTTGGAATTTCTGTTCTGCCAGAAATGTTGAAATCCCAACTTTTCTTCAAAAACAAAGATTGGAATGTTGCCATTTCCTGTGAGATGGTGACACTGATTCTCCCTCAGCTCCAATGCCATCCCGGCCCTCTGGActtcagtggcaaagctcccatccATGTctatggggctaggatttcacccaggctCCTGGCTGTTGGGTAGCCTCAGGGCTGAGTTCACCAATAAACCCTCCAGTGAAGGTGAAGAGTAGAGACGGTTATAAaatgtggtggtgatgggggggggggagggtgtccccacttttaattaacattttccctggtacatttaaaaaaaaatcaaagtcccAAAATGTCTAGTCATgaggcatcatgggagttgtatttCAGGGGCCTCATGCCATTATGGGAACACAGGATTGGAAGGGCCGTACTGGGTCATGGAATCCAGTTCCTGCTATCCCAGGCAGCCCTATTGTATCATAgcatccataaacttatcaagctctgtCTGTTTCCTTCTTAGgttgtccccccccacccccgcaactgCTTCCTTTGGACGTTGTTCCAGAACCTCCTCCCTCTGATGGTTAAAAACCTTCTCCTCACATCCAGCTGCCATTGATCCCTGCCCCATTTATCTCCATTTGatttgtcctttagcttcaaCAGCTCGCCTCCCTTCCTGGTgtacccccgcccccccgataTATTTATAGAGCAATCAGATCCTGCTCAGCCTGTGTTTTAGGCTAACCTAGCCCAGTATTTTATTCCCCTCTTGTCAGACCGTCTCTCCATTTCCCCGATTATCCCACCAGCCCTTCTCAGCATCTGCTCTAGCCAGAATCCCTCTTTCtgggacagggctgcccagaactCTGCCCCGGATTCCAGCTGAGCTCTGtccagagccttctcctctggcaTTAAACCTTCCTTCTCTCTACTGGAGACACCTCGGCTGCtccatcccaggatcgcattggCCTTTCTCCTGGTCATGGCCCACTGGTGGCCCATAGTCAACCTGGGATTGACAGACACACCCAGGtgtcccttcccctctgttgCTTCCAGATCATGACCACCCAGCTCAGAGCAGCAATTTTCTTGTCCCTATGTGCATGAGCCCATGTTAAATTTCAGCCCATTTCCACCAGCGCCTTGGACGAGGGCACTAACACTGGAGATACCTCTCTGGAGATGTCCTAGATACTGGTCTCCCTGGCTGGGCTGCACCTCCCCTGATGCATGATGGGCTCCCCTCTTCGGGCAATGGAGCAAGGGCATGGCCATACTGGTTTCCACCAGCTCCTTCCTCTGGAGCAGCTTGCTGTACCCCCagtggctccaggcagggggatATTTACCTGGAAGGGTGATTTATTGGAGTGAGGGCTGCCGGCGCACAGCATGGTGATGGGGTTGTAATGCCGGTACCGTTCTCTGCACAGGCCGTCCGACACCACCTCCTGCTCCGCCTCATGCAGCCGGCTGGTGGTGGTGTTCACTCCGGTCCGACCCCACCCGGCCACGCtgcactcagagcctgggctgacactctgatcagcctctggCAGGGGGAGAAGCCCCACCCACTCAGTCAGCTCCACATTGTGCCGCAGCTGCcatggggaggagaaagagatCAGCACAGGTATCAGAGCTGGCAAGTGGCAGCACCACCTGGCCAGGGCATGGATGTGAATCCAGGGAGtgagtgtgaggtcactgggggtaGGGTGATGGTACGGGGGtgctacctgcagcagtgtgaggtcacaggaggcagggggatgggatgggggcggtgcctgcaccagtgtgaggtcactgggggcgGAGTGATAGGATGGGGTGGTACCTGCaccagtgtgaggtcactgggggtggggtgatgggatgggggcggtacctacagcagtgtgaggtcactgggagtggggggatgggatggggacggtacctgcagcagtgtgaggtcactgggggcaGGTGATGGGATTGGGGCAGTACCTTCAGCAGCATGATGTCATTGTCAAAGTTCTCGTTGTTGAAGTCAGGGTGCTGGATCCAGCGACGGACCCGGATCCGTTGCCAGTTCTGTCCCGGCTTCATGAAGTCTTGGACTCCCAGGTAGACAAAGATGTTGCTGGAAAAGCCAAGGGGAGAATATGGGACGTTAGTGCCCATTGGACAGTGGGGTCGGGTTGTCAAAGCCCCTCAAATAGGGACACCAACCCTGCACCTGGCCTGTGCAAATTTCTATCTATATTTGTGCGACTGAGTAACACAGAGACCCTCTTACACACCTACATGTGGATGGACTTCCTCCTTCTCCATTCTGGCTGGCTAAAGAGACCCAAAAGACTGAGTAATGGACTGTTCTCCTATGCAGGGTGACACATCGTGCAGTTCTTGTGTCCGCGGTtcaaaaaggtaataattggagatataccaatctcctagaactggaagggaccttgagagatcattgagtcaagccccctgccttcactagcaagaccaatttttgtgccagatccctaagtggcctccttaaggattgaattcacaaccctgggtttagcaggccaatgctcaaaccactgagctatccctccccccctggatgttgataaattggggaggggtcagagaagagccatgagaaggaTCAAAAGATTGGAAAACCCACCTTATACTGAGAAACTTAAGATCAACTGGTTTCTTATTCAGAGGGACTATAAAGGATTCTGTTTGTTCTTCTTTCTTAATTATTGTTTCTCGGTATGAATTATTAACAGGGTCTGTAACTAACCATTGGGAGAATTTACCAAAGttcatagtggattctccatcactgacaattttcaaACAAGACTGGATATTTTAAAGAACTGCTGTAGGTCAAAAGGAATTATTAGGTGGATGTTCTCTGGCCTGtcttatacaggaggtcacacacgatgatcacaatgatcttggaatctctgaatcgtTGAACTGCATATGGCAGAAGAAGGAAAATACCCATGGGAAGGTCTGAGGACCTTACCTGGGTGTAACtttgaaatattaaaagaaatgtcTTTAAGTGGGGGACTCCCAGATGCCTAGGCTGGGCCGACAGAGAAATAAGGTCGCTGGagtgaatgaaacatacaaatAAGAAAAGGATCAAATAATATTTTATGCACCGTCCCCATCTACTGGGTATGGACGGAAGAAGGAATAAGCCCAGATCTACAGATGACCCTGGAGAGAGAGGTCATTATGTGGAATGAAAGAGCTTGTTGAGTGCATTAGAGAAGATGTTGAAGTCCAGAAGGGTTCCCAGATGCTTAGTCCAGCACCTCTACACAGCCCCTTCCCTTGTGAGACTTCATGGCAGAGATTGAATCTCTTCATCTTTCTTTAATCTCAGTATCTGGGTGTTCCCCTGCTCTCGGCCTAGAGAGACCTCAAGGAACCATAACGTAGATTTTAACTAAGCCAGGTTCTATGTCTGTTTCTCAATTGTCGGTCGAAGTGAATGGCCTACAACAACCTCCAATGA
This window encodes:
- the LOC123347440 gene encoding duodenase-1-like, which translates into the protein MAGGFLLLRDPPPKCPEDSQQGPPNTELPPKRDPPPKCSRVLGSNSEAGPTLVGPLSHYPLSKNPRAVTDPPVPTPGFEPRLLAAPALTRSAFLPLRRARVIRGQEAPLGSRPYMAYVQIGSTGSCGGFLIREDVVVTAAHCNCNLGNIFVYLGVQDFMKPGQNWQRIRVRRWIQHPDFNNENFDNDIMLLKLRHNVELTEWVGLLPLPEADQSVSPGSECSVAGWGRTGVNTTTSRLHEAEQEVVSDGLCRERYRHYNPITMLCAGSPHSNKSPFQGDSGGPLVCNGVVQGIVSNGNPEGRPPSIYTRISKFIPWIKETLQKLS